The Aedes albopictus strain Foshan chromosome 1, AalbF5, whole genome shotgun sequence genomic interval ataaattacatgaattttactcacctcgtactcacagctctctcacaactttggtatgcgtctgcgacatttactttattcggcaaacttttagattaaacaacaatctaaaagcccttctaacatcattttttgatagcatgcttctggactgagatagaagcaaatgagtatcactcttgcaagtgagtattcgcaacactgagcGTGGGTTTTGTGCAGAAGTCCTTGGAGTTTGCTGACCATTCGTATTAACCTTTCTCTCCGAATCGAGCGTTCGATGGTTTCATGATGAAAATATGATTTTGAAGACTGCCTTGAAGACTGTTCGATGGGTATGATGGGGGAACGGATTTTGCAGATGGCGGCAGATTAGAGTGGCCATGTTGCATGTAACTAGGTGAATCTATTAGTCTCATTACAGCAATAATTCTCAGGTGGTAATTAGCCTGTGTATGTTGACAGCATTCTTTTGTTTCTTGACTTTTACTGCGACTCCCGTTTTGGTGCTATCCTGCTCACTCTCACGGGGATTTTGAACACAGTACTCGAGTACGTTGTTATCGCTGGCGTGGGCAGCTTTTTGGTGGTATACCAGTTGTTTTATGTGATTTATGGAAATCATAGCATTCAAACTTGAATTTCGATCTGGCTGTTTCCAGAATGAAATATTTGATCATAGCAGGATAAATATTTCACACAATTTGTTCTATTTTCGCGTTCTGTTTTAttgtttactacttataaacgttttaatcctggaggattcaggtaaatatACTATTACATATAGGAGGATTCAggaaaatctataatttttccttttctattttaGATGTGAAAACGCACACTCAAAGAGGATCAAGTTGGGAAAGGAACCtggcatcaaccaaaaatattttgtgcacctaaacgttgaccaaacgattcctttgaactttacccttccactaacacccaaattcccgtgacgcctaggcctgaaagaatatagaggtctctatgtactttcatacagtgttggtaaactcacactcaaagcacactcatgaaccgctcctacgtgagcaaactcgcacgcgattctgaatcgttttctcacgcgcgagaatttcatgcaaaatctcgcactcacgagtcaagcgccgaaatctcgttcgcttgtaaaacgaatccaaatcattttgaacggcattcaatgatgttgtacgctagattagcttttgttctatcatacaatcctaaaaacttcgatgtaaacattaagaacaccaagaaataaaggaatgagtgaaatcatcagtcaactcatgcatgattttttcggcggtgagtttggcgagtcaagaatcgcgcgtgaaacaactcaaccatgagatttgagaatttgagtttttaccaacactgctttcATAGGTGTTCAACTattcttcctttcccatccctcagctgtcgcaaggacgtggccaggacagcactcgaccgttggaggattgcgtcaatcttgtctaaaagtcagagattagtcacaaatctttgtgctttggtaacagacaggaaggatgcaaccctcataacagcgatccaggactgtaccacctacgaatttgtgcgacttgcttaatgctaatgctaatgctaatgctaattttagTTGAAAACATTCTTACCAACATTTTTGGAAGTTGGTTTTACGTCAAAAATACCTGCCCTATACAAGTTCGGAAACGAATAATTTTTTGTTGTAATGACGTGTTATGTTAAACATCAGTAGAACATATTTTTCATGGTCATGTTAGTTTTTCGTTGAAAGTACACTCAAGGTACTAGTATTTGCATCTCTTGAATTAATGTTTATTCTTGTGTTTAATGTTATGATCTCAACACTTTATCATCGCAATGGAATTTTACTTTTTGGCGATATGCTTTCCTACTCCAATATTGGCTGTAAATAATGTATAATGTCATTTTTGGTTCACGATTACTGATAAAACTAAGCACTTGGTAGCCTGGAAAGTTGTTACTATGTACATGTTGGTATATGATCGATGATGGGAAATCAATCAAACTATTTTGAAAACATAATAATCAGCTTCTCATTCACTCGCGGTTGTTTATTTGATTAAGTTCGTGTACTTACTTGAAATATACTCTCGTTTCGTTATAGATTCAACGATAAACGAAACTATGCTCTAAAAACCAAATCCCCAGGAGTGTCAATTggtatgtttgttttgatttaaCTAGCTACATGTCTTGTAATATTATGATCGAAAATAAGTAAACAATACCTTATCACAACTTTTTCGGCTTGATGTTATTTCAAGGTAATTTGACAACAAATAAAGTAATATGTTATTAGGATGTTTGATAGATGTAGTTTCAACACACTACAGACATCACATTTCATTAGCAAAGCATGATCAAATTCAAGATACAGTGCCTACTAAAAAAACATTTTGCTTTATTATTAGAAAGATAAAATTTGGAAGTTATTGGTATGCTCTATAATAAAAACTATAACATAATAAATATATGTTTGGAATATATTTTtgaatacacatttttttttgacgGCACTGTATTAGTATGCCACCATGTTGCCTTCAAGTAATCTCGATTGAAAAGTATTCCCAAAGCACAAAGAACTTACGGAATATTTATATTAATAAATATCAGATTGAAAGCGCATGAAATTATGGTGTATGAAAACGTTTATTTCATCATAAATCTGTGTCCGCACAAAAGATTCGGTCATGCTACTGGACAATCACTatatgattatttaatatttcaaAGCCATTAAAAAGTGGCAAAACAATGTTTAGCCATCATCATTTCGTAAGGGAGGAGCTGAAAGtagaaaagttgtttttttttttggagctgTCAAATATAATCGAATGGTAACCATTTGGTTTATAGCTTACTTTCTGCTAACATGATCGCAACAAGAAAGTATTTGCGAAGTTGTTGGATAGTTCTGAAATACATAATATGATGTTCTGGCGATGTATCGAAAAACATCTTCAATAACATCACAGATGTTGTATGACCCGCcatttttttgcgctttttcggtggtaTAAGTGTATGGATTTAATCAAATATGTAGCCGAATATGTAGCCGAATTTAATCAAATATGTAGACTACAAATAACTTATCTTCAGTCTAGCCTTCTCCAATTTCCAAATGCACAacagaattgtttaaaaatctctCCGGCAATGACGAATTTCTGCAATATtgagaaactataatttagcaagTAAACACATCACATATCACAAAGTTCCCGATGCAGGAGTGAGTTTCGTTTGACGGCGTAAATCACGAAGCCGGGGACCTTCACTCCCGGCTTCATACGGCTAACGAAATATCTGAAATACCTACCAATTACATGAATTTCTGCTTATATTAGTATCCTGGGAAGCAACCCAGCGAGCTACGGCCTCATCCGGACCTTGGAATTAGTTTTGCGCTCGGAGAAATCTAAGGGAAAACCGTTTCGCTATAATCtgggtttcatttttttttctaattcaaacaaaaccaaaacattgctcctgtcatatgaGATATCGCAGAACACCTTTACTCAGCTTCATCCAACGTTACCAAAAATAACGATAAAGGAGTATCGTGACTAATCTGTGTGCTTCGATATCAATAGGCAAAGTTACGTTGATAtcgaaaattgaatattttccgatAAATGTTCATGAAGAAAACCAAAGGTTCAGCGACAACATGAAATTTAACGAAATTAAATTACGTTTCGGTATAGATTTATATCTTATCACCGATAAAGGACATATTTCATGTTTGTTTATCGATCGATGACGTTGTTTGAATATATGTAACGTAATAATCAGTAAAGAATAGTCGACATTAATCTTTATATTTTGATAAAGATCTTTAAAGAAGTTTGTGAAATGGTGACCGGGGTTTTTCGTATTCTTGGCCTAACATGAGTATTTGTATGAAGCGTGTATTTTATATGTACCTAAActaaaagcatcaacatcatcgtgcttatgATTCTACCATGAGCAGTGAACAAAACAGAAatcagcgcaaaggcaaccagttcaatatagtaaaatagaatgcatttaggcgctgtttaaagtgtaagtgcagctgccatagggcacgttcggtgatgtactaaatttgtagtaatgagccgaAATTTtacatggtgagaaggtcaattctccgtttctgcaatgaaatggtgcaaaaaggaagcttcttcaaaaaaaaaaaaaaactttggagacTTCTCCATGaagttctgcagggatttctgccaaGTTTCGTTAAGAACTTCTACAAACTATTTCAGGGTttgttctgggaattcctcaaggaatttttacaGGTATTTCGTTGGCAAATCGtttaaggattctcccaggaatactTTTGAAATCGTATCGGGCAGATTaccacaaattctttcaaaaattcgccctcgattcctccaagaaatatttGTTacgagatttccttcagaaactatttcagGTGTAGAGACGAATGCCCCATTGGTAAAGTctatctaaacaaaaaaaaaactatttcaggaatgcctctaggacttCCGTCACAGATTTTTTGTGGATTGCTTCGCACCTTGTCTTGGAGATTtacggagaaactcctgggatcCTTCCAGTTAATTTTTCTGGAATCCGTTCAGAAtgggcttcaggaattctttcgtgaattctgGGCAAGAACAAACCTGGAGTGATGCTAAACCTGGCCGTGTAAGTTCTTCCAGAATCAATTTAGGGGTTCATGTGCCACTTGCTTCAggtgttcctgaaagaaattccggtCAAGGTTCCGCCAGGATTTTTAAAGCATGTtctatccagcaatttcttcacaagttccttcaaggtttttaaggaattccttctgaatgtTTTCCACGggtgcctccagaaattctctcaaggaTACACACAAAAGTTTCTTCTTGATTTGTCAGGAAATTCTCCTgtgggtttcttcaaaaaaatcttcagaggttccttcagcagttcctataAAAATGTTGttgagggtttcttcaggaaatattgaaaaaatctcctagaaatttaaaaaaaactttttccattaGTGTAattaggaattcccgatgaataaCATCTCGAAATTTCACTAGGACTTCACGTGAAACCTCTCTGGTCTTCAATTTAtaatatattattattttttattgatAAATCTTTTACAGAATTTTGTGATCGAGTTTGTGAAGCAAACCTGAAAACAATTTTCGGAGATTCTTTTGGGGAATTGCCTGTgggaatatctgcagaagttctttTTCGGGGTGTAACATACtgtactggaacaaagcccgcttctcagtTAAGTGTTCTACAAATAATTTCACGGCTATTACTGTGAGCTTGCGTGTTTATATCATGTGGTAGGCTAGAAGATATTTCATGAGCAAGAATGTCTAGATAATTTTTATTTCAATAAGTTCCTGGGcctaccgggaatcgaacttATCATCTTCCACACATcaaatcatttttgaaaaaaaaaacattcaaaatctATGTggaaactcttgagaaaatttgtagaTAAATCCGTgcgaaattcacggaggaatttctggacaaattcatggaggaattttttgacgagtccctggaggaattcctgcaggaatgcctagaacaatttccgaagaaacccttgttgaaattctttgaggaatttctggagggattcctggaggaatgcctaagaAAAATTCTGgtagaactccttaaggaattgctggaggaaatcatgaaagtgttcttggaggaatttctagaaaagtttacggagaaataactggagaaactGTGGTGGAATTTTAAGAGAATTACGTGAaaggattccaaaagaaattctttgggTAATTTCATGAGAAAACAcagggagaatttctgaataatttttgGGAAAAGTACTTAAGGTTATttcaattttttgagaattttctggaggaattccagggtgattttctggaggaaatactggtggaattcatgacgaaatttcttgagaattttctgaaaaatcctggaggagctaCTGTAGgaattgctttaagaatttccgtagatatttttgaaaaaaaagaagtccaggaattcctggaggagcatttgaaggaatccctggagaagttcatggatgaatttatcaagaaatttctggaaaaattcaggagagaattttcgtaggattttttcgtaaaattgctggaaaattttatggaggaatttctggaggaatccttgggaatccacgaggtatttctggaaaaaatcttggaggcatttctggaagagtttgtgttggaattcatgaatgaatttctgaaggaactcctgcagcaattcctgaagggattccttaaggaatttctggagaaaattttgaaaaaaatcttagaagaattcctagagaaacactTGAAGGAAATCATAGaatgaaggcatttctggagaaattcttgtgagattttttttcgtaggaatttcttgtagaatcactggaagaattcatggaggaatctctggtagatTTCCTGCATGAAATCCTCGAGAATTTgaggaaaaaactcctggaggaatttctgcagaaactactggagtaatttcggaagaaattcttgagtgaATTTCTAGAGGGAATCCTTAaggagttttggagaaattcccgggggactttctggaggaaatcctgaattatttttgaagaaattccgccTTAACTTCCGTGTAGGTTACAGCCATCAGCTGTGGGGTAAACAACCATTTtactcgacgcaccaaaatcctaacaactcaaacgtgaaatctatgcTACTGTGCTTCAGTAAACCCTGCTGTATATATCAGTGAAGAACACTTACCTGCTGTAGGTCATCAAATGTGATATAAATTTCGTGCATAGTGGCCTCTGAGGAATTTGTTCTAATTCCGAGCACAAAATATCTCAAGGATGTGATATGCACATAATATCAAACCCATTTATTGTGTTTCATTATGTATTGATTTATTAGTAACTCCTAAGGAGTTAAGTAATTGTACTCAACAGCAAGAGAATAAGCATAATCATAAAAACTGATTAAAGCCGTCGAACAACTCCAAATGACACAGTGGATATTCTCCTAACTTAGTTGTTTTTATTTGCTTTGATTTACTAAAACTTACTTTTATTATCATAACATTTTACTTTCGACTAGATAGAGTGGCTCCGAAGTGCACCGTTCTCCCTCATTTTCATGAAAACTCAAAAAAGAACAACATGAAAATATAGTTGGAAAGCGTGGCTTCCGAGTTCAGCTATTGCATGCGAACGGTGCATATAATATCACCCGCATCCGATTCGCGCCTAGCACCACCATCAATGTGTGTGGAATTGATTTGATTTCATCATACGTCATACGTCTCTCCCATCATCGTTCACAGTTCAGTCAGTTGCGGTCGTAGTGTGCTCCTGGTTTTCAATGGCCAGTGGTGATGCTGCCGAGCGACACAGATCAGGGTCAGCTGGAACCGCCGCTCTTCGGAGGAACTTTTTGCTCCTTCTCGGAGCCCAGGTAGTCACTTTCAATTTCCTTGAACTCGATCTGCTGTGCTTTCATTGCGTCCTGGGATGAGAGATGAACAAAGAATGTTTACTTCAGGCTGGGAGCACTGCTCGCAGAAATTTATCTCAACAATCCGCTCGCCCCTCACTCAACACACCCACACAACGATAAACATCATCGGACCATGCTTTCCGATGACATAACAAATTACAAGGGTCATCTGTCAAATTTACATGAATCGATGCACTTCAATCAATAACCATGAATTTAACATCAAAACTGAATGATCAAGTCGCAAAAACATCACACTGCACGAATTTCATCACCCAACAAACACATTACACCATCATCCCACATTACCTTCACGCACTGCTGGTACACCCGGAACAGCGGCGCACACACCGAATCGTCGGCATCACCCTTCAGAAAGCGCTCGGAAAACCACTGATTGAAGCAGGTATCGTACT includes:
- the LOC109414894 gene encoding TP53-regulated inhibitor of apoptosis 1, yielding MNSIGENCTELKKKYDTCFNQWFSERFLKGDADDSVCAPLFRVYQQCVKDAMKAQQIEFKEIESDYLGSEKEQKVPPKSGGSS